GAGATCGGCCCGAAGTTGAGCGCGCATTCCGATGCGATCACGCTCGACCCGGTGCTGTTCGCCCGGGTGAAGCAGGTTTACGACAACCGCGCTGCCATGGCGATGGAGCGCGAGGATGCGGTCCTGTTGGAAGAGACCTATGAGGGCATGGTCCAGGCCGGCGCGATGCTGACCGACGCGCAGAAGACCGAGGTCAAGGCGATCAATACCCGCCTGTCCGAAATCACCACCGAATTCAGCCAGCGCGTGCGCGAAGCGACCGTCGACAATGCCCTGATCGTCGACACGCGCGAGGAGCTGGCCGGCCTGTCCGACAGCGAAATCGATGCGGCGGCCAAGCTGGCGGCGGAAAAGGGCATGCCGGGCAAGTTTGCCATCGCCCTGCAGAACACCACGCAGCAGCCCAGCCTGCCGGCCCTTGAGAATCGCGATGTTCGCGAGAAGCTGTTCATGCTATCCTACAACCGCGCCGACCAGGGCGGGGAAAACGACACCCGCGCCCTGATCGCCGAAATCGCCTCGCTGCGCGCGCAGAAGGCCGCCCTGTTCGGCCAGCCCGACTGGGCGAGCTACGTCATGTACGACCGCATGGCGAAGAACCCGCAGACCGCGCTCGACTTCATGGAACAGATGGTCCCCGCCCTCGCCGCGACACAGCGGCGCGAGGCTGCCCTGCTGAACGAAAAGATCGCCGAGGAAGGCGGCGATTTCGAGGTCAAGCCGTGGGACTGGTATCGCTATGCCGAGATGGTCCGCAAGGAACGCTACGACCTCGACGAGAACGCGGTGAAGCCGTATTTCGAGCTGACGAACGTGCTGGAAAACGGCGTCTTCTTCGCCGCGAACAAGCTTTACGGCCTGACGTTCAAGCAGCGCACCGACCTGCCGGTCTATCACCCGACCGTGACGACCTACGACGTGTTCGAGGAAGACGGCACCCAGCTCGGCATCTTCTATTTCGACCCGTTCCAGCGCCCGTCCAAGCGTGGCGGCGCGTGGATGAGCAACTTCGTCGACCAGAGCTATCTCTACGGAACGAAGCCGGTCATCTACAACGTGCTCAATATCCCGCAGGCAGGTGAAGGCCAGCCGCAGCTGGTCAGCTTCGACAACGTCAACACGATGTTCCACGAATTCGGCCATGCGCTGCACGGCTTCTTCGCGGATCAGAAATACGCCTCGCTTTCGGGCACGGCGACCGCGCGCGACTTCGTGGAATATCCCAGCCAGGTGAACGAGCTGTGGGCGACCTATCCCGAAGTGCTGCAGAACTATGCCAAGCACTACCAGACGGGCGAGACGATCCCGGCGGAACTGATCGAGAAGATCGAGGCCGCGGCGAAGTTCAACCAGGGCTACGATTTCGGCGAAGTGGTGGGAGCCGCCCTGCTCGACATGAAGTGGCATGCCCTGTCGCCGGCCGAGGCAGCCGCGATCACCACGCCCGAGCAGGTCGACGCGTTCGAGCGCAACGCGCTGGAGGAACTGGGCCTCGAAATCGGCCTCGTCCCGCCGCGCTATCGCAGCAGCTATTTCAACCACATCTTCAGCAGCCCGACGGGTTATTCCAGTGGCTATTACAGCTATCTGTGGACCGAGATGCTGGACCGCGACAGCCGCAAGTGGTTCTTGGAAAATGGCGGCCTGACGCGCGAAAACGGCCAGCACCAGCGCGACACTGTGCTCAGCCGTGGCGGCACGATGGACTATTTCGAGATGTTCGAGAACTTTGCCGGTCGCCAGCCCGACGTCACCCCGATGCTGGAAGCGCGCGGGCTGGTCGCAGGCGATACCGACGCGCTCGACACGTCGGACGGCGCGCTCCCGGCAGGCAGCGTCGGCACGAAGTAAGGAACAGGCGCGGCGGGCGTTACAGCTTGCCGCGCCATTCCAATGACTGACGGTTGAGCGCGGCAAGGTCCGCCTCGCCCGCCACTGCTTTTTCGCCCAATTCGATTGCTGCGCGCAGTTGCGCGTCGCTTGCTTTGGCGTAAGCCGGAGCCTCGATATGCTCCCGCCACGGGCCGCCCGCGGCATGGTCCAGCAGGATGCGCTGGAAGCAATGATCTAACCGCACCGGCCAGCCGCGCTCCTCCGCCAGCGACGGCATCACCTCGCGGGTGAGTTCGAACCACCTGTCCTGCAGCGCCTGCCTGTCCATACGCCCCTCAACGCCCGGCCAGTGCCCGATGTGCCCGGCGCGCATCGACTTGCGGCGAAACGTGATCCTGCCACGACGGAGACACCGCGGTTTACCTTTTGTGTATGGAATGCGGCAACGCACCGGGGCTAGTGCCGGATGGAGGACGGTAAGGGGTTCGCATCATGAAAAATCGCTATTCGATTGCCGGGGCCATCGCCCTTGGCCTGGCGTTATGTCCGGCCGCCGCACTGGCCGACGATCCGAGGGATCCGGACATGCAGAGCCGCGAGGCTCGCGAACGCGATGCGGCGATGATCCGCCAGCTCAACCGCGAACAACTGGCCTATGTCCGTGAACGCGACGCACGCTGGGCGGAGCAGCGCCGCGAACAGGAGGCGCGCCTCGCACAATATGAGCGGGAAATGGCCGAGTGGCGCCACGCGGTAAAGATGTGCCGCGCCGGCGATACGCGGTATTGCGCCCGGTAAAAGACTAAGACGCTAGGAAACGGTCAACGCACGGGCGCGCGCTTCCCCCAGCCAGCGCGCCTCGACCTGCCAGACCGCGCGCAGGTTTTCGGGCGACAGGGCGTCTTCCGGACGGCCATCGGCTACCACGCGGCCCCGGCCGAGAACAATCACCCGGTCGGCATGGTTCATCGCCAGCGACAGGTCGTGCACCACCATCACGACGCCTGTCCCGGCGTCGGCGCGCGCGCGGAACACGCGCAGCAGCGATATCTGGTGCGCCAGGTCGAGTGCGGCCAGCGGTTCGTCGGCCAGTAACCATTCGGGCTCGCCGGCCAGCACCCGGGCAAGCAGGACGCGCGCCCTTTCGCCGCCCGACAATTGCGACGCCGGGCGGTGGCGCAATGCCTCCAGATCGAGGGCCGCAATCGCGCGCTCCACAGCCGCATCGCCGCTGTCACGGTGCGGCAGGCGGCCAAGCCGTACCAGAGCCTCTGCCGCCATGTCCCACGCGATTTCAGGGGCTTGCGGCAGATAGCCGAGACGTTTTCCGCGTTCGCGTGCCGGCAGGCGGTTCAGATCTTCCTGCCCCAGCATGACGCGGCCCGCCTGCGGCAATTCTGTCCCGGCAAGGCAGGACAGCAGGGTCGACTTGCCCGCCCCGTTCGGCCCGCAGATCGCCGTCACCTTACCCGTTTCCAGCGCGGCCGACACGCCGTCCAGGCGCCCCGCAAGGCTCAATTTCTCCGCCGATAACATTACACGCCCCCCAGCGCGCCGCGCCGCATCTTCAGCAGCAGCCACAGGAAGAACGGCGCGCCGATCAGGCTGAGGGCGATGCCCAGCCGCAGCTCCGTCACCAGCGGCAGGACGCGCACGATGCTGTCCGCTACCAGCACAAGCAGCGCGCCCGCCAGCGCGCTTGGCAGCAGGAGCGAGGACGGACGTCTGTCGGTCAGCGGGCGGACCAGGTGCGGCACGATCAGGCCGACGAACCCGATGATCCCTGCCACCGCCACACCGCTCCCGACGGTCAGCCCGATGCCTGCAATCAGCAGCCAGAGCAGGCGCGCAGTATCAACCCCCATGCTTCGCGCTGCCGCATCGCCCAGTGTCAGCGCGTCGAGGTCGCGGCCCGCAAAGGCCAGCAGCGCAATCCCCGCGAGCGTCAGCGGAGCGGCCAGCCAGACATCGCGCCACCCGCGATCGGTCAGTGCGCCCATCAGCCAGGTCACGATCTCGCTCATGGCAAAGGCATTGGGAGCAAGGCTGATGGCGAGCGAGGTCAGTGCCCCGGCCAGGCTGGCGATCATGAGGCCGGCCAGCGTGAACAGGGCGATCCCGCCCGTTCGTCCTGCGATCAGCGCCAGCAGTGCCATTGCCCCCGCGCCGCCTGCCAGTGCCAGCGCAGGCAAAGCCCACCAGCTGGCCTGATAGCCCAGCCAGAAACTCGCCACCGCTCCCAGCGCCGCGCCGGGCGCTATGCCGAACAGTCCGGGATCGGCCAGCGGATTGCGCAGATAACCCTGCATGGCCGCCCCGGCAGCGCCAAGACCCGCCCCGACGACCATCGCCAGCAGCCCACGCGGCAGCCGCAACTCGGCCAGAATGATTGCGGCATTGGGGGTGCTCGCCGGATCGATCCAGACGCGCCCGGCGAGCAGCGAAAGCGGGAAGGCGATGGCCAGCAAGCCCAGCAGAATCAGGGCGGCGCGCGTCATTTTCCGCGCACCTCGCCAAGCCGCGCCAGCGCGCGGGGAATCGTCGGTCCGCCGCAATAGAGGAGCGCGGGATCGAACCGCTCCACCCGCATTTCCGGCAAAGCCTCCAAGGCTGGATGCGATTGCGAGCGTTCCCGGCCCGCAACCAGCAGCAGGTCCGGAGGATCCGCCAGCATCGCTTCCAGCGGCAGGTAATCCGCCTGGCCCAGGCCCCGCGCCGCGGAATGGCTCGCAAATCCCGCCTGCCGCATCATGTGCGAGACCAGCGCGCCGTCGCCCGGCACGATGCCGCCCGGCTGCCAGAGGACGGCGGAGACTTGCGGGCCAACCCGGGCCGCCTCCGCCCATCTCTCTTGCATTCGCCCGGCCAGCGCCTCTCCGGCGGGCCCGGCCTGTGCGACCTCCGCGAGGGAACGGACCTGCGCCACACTCTCTTCGAGCGAAGACGCGATGCCTACCGTTTCGACGCGAATGCCGAGATCGGCGAAGGCTGCCCGCGTGGCAGGCGCAAGGAAGCTCGACGCGACCACCACGTCGGGACCGAGTGCCAGCACTTCCTCGACCGTGCCGCCCGTGGCCGGGAACTGCCTCGCAAGATCGACATCCATCGAGGTCGCCTGCGGATCGTGGCTGTAATGCGATACTGCGGCCAGCCGCTCAGGCGCGATTTCGGCAAGGATCGCATCGGCGCACGGGTTCAGGCTGACGACGGAAGGGCCAACGGGAGACGGGCGCGCTTCTTCGCTTTCGGCAATCCGCGCCTCGGCTCTGCTGTCGGCAGGCGCGCACCCTGCCAGCGGAACGATGCCCGCCAGCAGAGCCACGCCCACCAATCGCGCCTTCACAGGCGCAGCCGCGCGCCGATATAGCCGGTCCTGCCCGGCGTGCCGTATCCCGCGCTCACCTCGTAATCGACGTCGAACAGATTCTCGATCCGCCCGAACAGTTCGAATTGGGGCGCCAGCGGCCAGCTCGCCCGCAGGTCCGTCACCACGTAGCCATCCAGCCGCGCCGTGTTGCCGATATTGTCGAAACTGTCACTCACCAGCCGTACGTCGCCGCCCAGCGTCAAGTCGGCCGGCCCCGTCCAGTCGATCGAAGCGGTCAGCGCATGTTCGGGCCGGCGCGCCAGCCGGTTGCCCTCGTTCGCCCCACCCGGCGTGCGGTCGCGCGATTCGGTATAGCTGTAGGCCAGCCGGGTCGACAGACGCTCGTCCAGCTGCTTGCCCGCCTCGATCTCGAACCCCTCCGAGCGCGCCTCCCCGACATTGAGGTAAAAACCGAACCGGCCATCGTCGCACAACGGGTCGACCACGCTAAAGCAGCTGGCGAAATCGATGAGGTTTTCGGTATCGCGCCGAAACACCGTCAGGGCTGCGTAGCCATCCTGCGACCGGTCGCCATAGGCGAGGCCCACATCGTAGCTGGTGCTGCGCGCAGGCTCGAGCGCCGGGTTGCCGAAATCGGAGAACAGCTGGAACAGCGAGGGGGACTTGAAGCCTTCTCCCATACTGGCCCGTGCGCGCAGGTTCGGCGCAATCTCGTAGCTGATGTCGCCGCCGAAACTGGTTGTGCCGTCGAAATCTTCCGGATCGTCGAACCGGGCACCGATGCGCCCGGACAGCGGGCCGAACTCGATCCCGATCTGGCCATAGATGC
This is a stretch of genomic DNA from Erythrobacteraceae bacterium WH01K. It encodes these proteins:
- a CDS encoding M3 family metallopeptidase; translated protein: MKTRIFNRSLFTGAAPTVLGAALLAGCSTVTDTRMASAGDTMEATMADDTAMPEATGYFANASSLPLQAPDFTQVSDDDYLPAFEQAMALHNVEIAAIRDNPEAPTFENTIMALETSGRQLGRVATMFFALTGANTNDTLDAVQAEIGPKLSAHSDAITLDPVLFARVKQVYDNRAAMAMEREDAVLLEETYEGMVQAGAMLTDAQKTEVKAINTRLSEITTEFSQRVREATVDNALIVDTREELAGLSDSEIDAAAKLAAEKGMPGKFAIALQNTTQQPSLPALENRDVREKLFMLSYNRADQGGENDTRALIAEIASLRAQKAALFGQPDWASYVMYDRMAKNPQTALDFMEQMVPALAATQRREAALLNEKIAEEGGDFEVKPWDWYRYAEMVRKERYDLDENAVKPYFELTNVLENGVFFAANKLYGLTFKQRTDLPVYHPTVTTYDVFEEDGTQLGIFYFDPFQRPSKRGGAWMSNFVDQSYLYGTKPVIYNVLNIPQAGEGQPQLVSFDNVNTMFHEFGHALHGFFADQKYASLSGTATARDFVEYPSQVNELWATYPEVLQNYAKHYQTGETIPAELIEKIEAAAKFNQGYDFGEVVGAALLDMKWHALSPAEAAAITTPEQVDAFERNALEELGLEIGLVPPRYRSSYFNHIFSSPTGYSSGYYSYLWTEMLDRDSRKWFLENGGLTRENGQHQRDTVLSRGGTMDYFEMFENFAGRQPDVTPMLEARGLVAGDTDALDTSDGALPAGSVGTK
- a CDS encoding GCN5-related N-acetyltransferase; this translates as MRAGHIGHWPGVEGRMDRQALQDRWFELTREVMPSLAEERGWPVRLDHCFQRILLDHAAGGPWREHIEAPAYAKASDAQLRAAIELGEKAVAGEADLAALNRQSLEWRGKL
- a CDS encoding ABC transporter ATP-binding protein, yielding MLSAEKLSLAGRLDGVSAALETGKVTAICGPNGAGKSTLLSCLAGTELPQAGRVMLGQEDLNRLPARERGKRLGYLPQAPEIAWDMAAEALVRLGRLPHRDSGDAAVERAIAALDLEALRHRPASQLSGGERARVLLARVLAGEPEWLLADEPLAALDLAHQISLLRVFRARADAGTGVVMVVHDLSLAMNHADRVIVLGRGRVVADGRPEDALSPENLRAVWQVEARWLGEARARALTVS
- a CDS encoding iron ABC transporter permease, with product MTRAALILLGLLAIAFPLSLLAGRVWIDPASTPNAAIILAELRLPRGLLAMVVGAGLGAAGAAMQGYLRNPLADPGLFGIAPGAALGAVASFWLGYQASWWALPALALAGGAGAMALLALIAGRTGGIALFTLAGLMIASLAGALTSLAISLAPNAFAMSEIVTWLMGALTDRGWRDVWLAAPLTLAGIALLAFAGRDLDALTLGDAAARSMGVDTARLLWLLIAGIGLTVGSGVAVAGIIGFVGLIVPHLVRPLTDRRPSSLLLPSALAGALLVLVADSIVRVLPLVTELRLGIALSLIGAPFFLWLLLKMRRGALGGV
- a CDS encoding ABC transporter substrate-binding protein translates to MGVALLAGIVPLAGCAPADSRAEARIAESEEARPSPVGPSVVSLNPCADAILAEIAPERLAAVSHYSHDPQATSMDVDLARQFPATGGTVEEVLALGPDVVVASSFLAPATRAAFADLGIRVETVGIASSLEESVAQVRSLAEVAQAGPAGEALAGRMQERWAEAARVGPQVSAVLWQPGGIVPGDGALVSHMMRQAGFASHSAARGLGQADYLPLEAMLADPPDLLLVAGRERSQSHPALEALPEMRVERFDPALLYCGGPTIPRALARLGEVRGK